One genomic region from Conexibacter woesei DSM 14684 encodes:
- a CDS encoding NAD(P)/FAD-dependent oxidoreductase produces MAKRATKRGAERTPLSRDADVLICGASFAGLAVARELAGSGARVLMIDRYEVGERQTSACAAPTDWLRNLGLMDAHRQTFRELVIHTPHVSVRYDLPWSFSTFDYREICALLQEQGDADFEIAKVDGRTGDTVHTDRGDLTSPLIVDGLGWRRILGAGENVQPPDALLSRGLEVHPRGSNDDLEIWIDRSYVPAGYGWSFPARDEVRIGIGSFDPRFHVKDPTLKLTADLNQSPDGFQGNWIPHALRPATDDGVFMVGDSAGHCLPLTAEGIRTALYFGLACGRELRTVVDGGQSRDQALARYHAFSAGHRFAFDSMLKVQRLIPRVPPKLLAPALRAMGTKRFVDWSFGHYLKIAPPEYALGGPHGTRFASAGGGESAATPAVAAA; encoded by the coding sequence ATGGCCAAGCGTGCAACCAAGCGCGGAGCGGAGCGGACTCCCCTCTCCCGCGACGCCGACGTCCTGATCTGCGGCGCCAGCTTCGCCGGACTCGCGGTCGCCCGCGAGCTGGCCGGCTCGGGCGCGCGGGTGCTGATGATCGACCGCTACGAGGTCGGCGAGCGCCAGACCTCCGCGTGCGCCGCGCCGACCGACTGGCTGCGCAACCTCGGCCTGATGGACGCGCACCGGCAGACCTTCCGGGAGCTGGTGATCCACACGCCGCACGTCAGCGTCCGCTACGACCTGCCGTGGAGCTTCTCGACGTTCGACTACAGAGAGATCTGCGCGCTGCTGCAGGAGCAGGGCGACGCCGACTTCGAGATCGCGAAGGTCGACGGGCGCACGGGCGACACGGTCCACACCGACCGCGGCGACCTGACCTCCCCGCTGATCGTCGACGGGCTCGGCTGGCGCCGGATCCTCGGCGCGGGCGAGAACGTCCAGCCGCCGGACGCGCTGCTCTCGCGCGGGCTGGAGGTCCACCCGAGAGGCAGCAACGACGACCTCGAGATCTGGATCGACCGCTCCTACGTCCCGGCCGGCTACGGCTGGAGCTTCCCCGCGCGCGACGAGGTGCGGATCGGGATCGGCTCGTTCGACCCGCGCTTCCACGTCAAGGACCCGACGCTGAAGCTGACGGCGGATCTGAACCAGTCGCCGGACGGCTTCCAGGGCAACTGGATCCCGCACGCGCTGCGGCCTGCGACCGACGACGGCGTCTTCATGGTCGGCGATTCGGCCGGGCACTGCCTGCCGCTGACGGCCGAGGGGATCCGCACCGCGCTCTACTTCGGCCTCGCCTGCGGGCGCGAGCTGCGCACCGTCGTCGACGGCGGCCAGTCACGCGATCAGGCGCTGGCGCGCTACCACGCCTTCAGCGCCGGCCACAGATTCGCGTTCGACTCGATGCTGAAGGTCCAGCGGCTGATCCCGAGAGTCCCGCCGAAGCTGCTCGCCCCCGCGCTGCGCGCGATGGGGACCAAGCGCTTCGTCGACTGGTCGTTCGGTCACTACCTCAAGATCGCGCCGCCCGAGTACGCGCTCGGCGGCCCGCACGGCACCCGCTTCGCCTCAGCAGGTGGCGGCGAGAGCGCCGCCACGCCAGCAGTCGCCGCGGCCTAG